Proteins from a genomic interval of Pseudodesulfovibrio nedwellii:
- the lepA gene encoding translation elongation factor 4 codes for MSKIENIRNFSIIAHIDHGKSTLADRILELTGMVGDREKKDQYLDKMELERERGITIKAQTVRIPYTDTDGEKYILNLIDTPGHVDFSYEVSRSLSACEGALLVVDSTQGVEAQTLANVYLAMDNDLEVIPVLNKIDLPSADPEAISHEIEDVIGLDCSNPIMVSAKTGLNVQEVIDAVINLLPPPKGDPEAPLKALIFDSWYDSYQGVVVLFRILDGKLKKGDKIKIFSTGKEFDVTRVGAFMPEAADIKAMGPGEVGFMCASMKELGDAPVGDTITSAENPVVEPYPGFKPVKPMVFSGLYPIEPAEYETLKAALEKLQLNDAAFSYEPETSQALGFGFRCGFLGLLHIEIIQERLEREFEAKLITTAPSVIYEVSDIHDEIMTIDNPSKLPDPSNIGSIREPFVRLEVHVPNEFVGAVLALCEEKRGIQKNMAYLTEKRVVITYEIPFAEVMYDFFDKLKSSTKGYASLDYEIIDYREADLVRLDILINGDPVDAFSCIVHRENAARIGRSLALKLKRSIPRQMFEVVIQAAIGNKIVAKERNAPFRKDVTAKCYGGDITRKRKLLEKQKEGKKRMRRMGNVEIPQEAFLSVLKSDED; via the coding sequence ATGAGCAAAATAGAAAATATACGTAATTTCAGCATCATCGCCCATATCGACCATGGCAAGTCGACCTTGGCCGACCGCATTCTCGAACTCACCGGCATGGTCGGCGACCGCGAGAAAAAAGACCAGTACCTTGATAAAATGGAACTGGAACGCGAACGCGGCATCACCATCAAGGCGCAAACCGTGCGAATTCCGTACACCGATACGGACGGCGAAAAATATATCCTGAACCTCATCGACACGCCCGGCCACGTTGATTTCAGCTATGAAGTCTCGCGTTCGCTGTCGGCCTGCGAAGGCGCACTGCTCGTGGTCGACTCTACGCAGGGCGTTGAGGCCCAGACCCTCGCCAACGTGTACCTCGCCATGGACAACGACCTCGAAGTTATCCCGGTGCTCAATAAGATCGACCTGCCGAGTGCAGACCCCGAGGCAATCAGCCACGAGATCGAAGACGTGATCGGTCTGGACTGCTCCAACCCGATTATGGTTTCGGCCAAAACCGGCTTGAACGTGCAGGAAGTCATCGACGCGGTCATCAACCTGCTGCCTCCGCCCAAAGGTGACCCGGAAGCACCGCTCAAGGCGCTTATTTTCGACTCATGGTATGATTCGTATCAAGGCGTTGTCGTGCTGTTCCGCATCCTCGACGGCAAGCTCAAGAAGGGCGACAAGATCAAAATTTTCTCCACGGGCAAGGAGTTCGACGTCACACGAGTTGGCGCGTTCATGCCCGAAGCCGCGGACATCAAGGCCATGGGACCGGGCGAAGTCGGGTTCATGTGCGCATCTATGAAAGAACTCGGCGACGCACCTGTCGGTGACACCATCACCTCGGCTGAGAATCCGGTAGTCGAGCCGTATCCCGGCTTCAAGCCGGTCAAGCCCATGGTATTCTCCGGCCTGTATCCCATTGAACCGGCAGAGTATGAAACGCTTAAGGCCGCACTGGAAAAACTCCAGCTCAATGATGCGGCGTTCAGTTACGAACCGGAAACTTCGCAGGCTCTGGGCTTCGGCTTCCGCTGCGGATTCCTCGGTTTGCTGCACATCGAGATCATTCAGGAACGGCTGGAACGCGAGTTCGAGGCCAAGCTCATCACCACGGCTCCGTCAGTCATCTATGAGGTGTCGGATATCCATGATGAGATCATGACCATCGATAACCCGTCCAAGTTGCCTGATCCGTCGAATATAGGCAGCATCCGCGAGCCGTTCGTGCGTCTTGAGGTGCATGTGCCCAACGAATTTGTGGGCGCGGTGCTGGCTCTGTGCGAGGAGAAACGCGGCATCCAGAAAAACATGGCCTACCTGACCGAGAAGCGCGTGGTGATTACCTACGAGATTCCGTTCGCCGAGGTCATGTACGACTTCTTCGATAAGCTCAAATCCTCTACCAAAGGATATGCGAGTTTGGATTACGAGATTATCGATTACCGCGAGGCCGACCTTGTGCGTCTCGATATCCTGATCAACGGCGACCCCGTGGACGCATTCTCCTGCATTGTGCACCGCGAGAACGCGGCCCGTATCGGCCGGTCACTGGCTCTCAAGTTGAAACGCTCGATCCCGCGCCAGATGTTCGAAGTGGTCATTCAGGCCGCCATCGGCAACAAGATCGTTGCCAAGGAACGCAATGCGCCGTTCCGTAAAGACGTCACCGCCAAATGTTACGGCGGCGATATCACTCGTAAACGTAAATTGTTGGAAAAACAGAAAGAAGGTAAGAAGCGTATGCGCCGCATGGGCAACGTGGAGATACCTCAGGAAGCCTTTCTCTCAGTACTTAAATCTGACGAAGATTAA
- a CDS encoding ATP-dependent nuclease, whose protein sequence is MQMISVKVHNFRSFKDVTFKMDGYSLLIGENNAGKSNLMNAIRVFYEDGIKFNYETDFPKFETDEESWIEIEYVLKDDEQECLKESYQSSDNLLRVRKILFSRNKEICKTSQSNIYCYENGVLSDKLFYGAKNISQAKLGKVIYIPEVSKMNDAMKLTGPSPFRDLLNLAFKKVISNSNAYQTLQDSFLEFNLSFSDECNTSDFSIQNVINDINKSIESWGVLFGVNINPVDIDTIVKSLVSHYIEDVSLGNAKVRLDSYGQGMQRHIIFTLIRLASKYNDLNSSSKDGVFDPDYVLILFEEPEAFLHPCQQELLNRNLKKMGRGNQQVLITSHSPAFVCRNIVFLHSLIKINKSNAISNAYQIKGNELEDLFAENGGLFYHCCNLMADKATDDDLRRCLKNKGLGADSFDINAKLEEESLKYLLWIDTERSSMFFAKTVLICEGATEKALFDYLLSTDWGDLKEKNVYVLDAMGKFNIHRYMNLFSKIGIDHAVLFDLDGGNSYHRVVNDFIKENRNIFTKNILTFPQDLETFLEIDLPARKDLKPLNLMQALFEGTVKKARLEELRELVASSFVDSSSAIPSLKP, encoded by the coding sequence ATGCAGATGATAAGTGTTAAAGTCCATAATTTTAGAAGTTTTAAAGACGTGACTTTTAAGATGGATGGATATTCTCTATTGATTGGAGAGAACAACGCGGGAAAGTCAAATCTTATGAATGCCATTCGAGTCTTTTATGAGGATGGGATAAAGTTTAACTATGAAACTGATTTTCCGAAATTTGAGACGGATGAAGAAAGTTGGATCGAAATTGAATATGTACTTAAAGACGACGAACAGGAATGTCTAAAAGAGTCATATCAGTCCTCAGATAACCTGTTAAGAGTTCGTAAAATTTTGTTTTCTAGGAATAAAGAAATATGTAAAACGAGTCAGAGTAATATTTATTGTTATGAGAATGGGGTGTTGTCTGACAAATTATTTTATGGGGCTAAAAATATATCACAAGCAAAGCTTGGTAAGGTTATTTATATCCCAGAAGTTAGTAAAATGAATGATGCGATGAAGCTTACGGGGCCTTCACCTTTTAGAGATTTATTAAATTTAGCATTTAAGAAAGTTATTTCTAACAGTAACGCCTATCAAACTTTGCAGGATTCATTTCTTGAGTTTAATTTGTCTTTTTCAGATGAATGCAACACAAGTGATTTTTCAATACAAAATGTTATTAATGACATTAACAAGTCTATTGAAAGCTGGGGAGTATTGTTTGGTGTAAATATTAATCCAGTTGATATTGATACAATTGTTAAAAGTCTTGTCTCTCATTATATTGAGGATGTCTCGCTAGGTAACGCAAAGGTTAGACTGGATTCCTACGGGCAAGGGATGCAGCGGCATATCATTTTTACATTAATACGCCTTGCATCGAAATATAATGATTTAAATTCTTCATCAAAAGATGGTGTTTTTGATCCTGATTACGTGTTGATTCTTTTCGAAGAACCGGAAGCTTTTTTGCACCCTTGTCAACAGGAATTACTCAATCGGAATTTAAAAAAGATGGGGCGTGGAAATCAACAAGTATTAATAACATCTCATTCACCAGCATTTGTTTGTCGTAATATAGTCTTTTTGCATTCCTTGATAAAAATAAATAAATCTAATGCAATATCGAATGCTTATCAAATAAAAGGAAATGAGCTTGAAGATCTTTTTGCTGAGAATGGTGGGCTTTTTTACCATTGTTGCAATTTGATGGCAGACAAAGCCACAGATGATGATTTGAGGAGATGTCTTAAGAACAAGGGGCTAGGGGCTGATTCATTTGATATAAATGCCAAACTAGAAGAAGAGTCTCTTAAATATCTTTTGTGGATAGATACAGAGCGATCATCGATGTTCTTTGCAAAGACTGTGTTGATTTGTGAAGGAGCGACTGAAAAGGCTCTATTCGATTATTTGTTGAGTACTGATTGGGGAGATTTAAAAGAAAAGAATGTTTATGTTTTGGATGCGATGGGGAAATTTAATATACATAGATATATGAATTTATTTTCAAAAATTGGCATTGACCATGCTGTTTTATTTGATCTGGATGGTGGGAATAGTTATCATCGTGTTGTTAATGATTTTATAAAAGAAAATAGAAATATATTTACAAAAAATATTCTTACTTTTCCTCAAGATTTAGAGACTTTTTTGGAGATTGACCTGCCTGCTAGAAAAGATCTTAAACCATTAAATTTAATGCAAGCTCTTTTTGAAGGGACAGTAAAAAAAGCTAGGCTTGAAGAGTTAAGGGAGTTAGTAGCATCGTCATTTGTTGATTCTTCCTCAGCCATTCCATCTCTCAAGCCTTAG
- a CDS encoding PocR ligand-binding domain-containing protein → MKLTDLIGKDDLIALQNELHDTFSFNVDIMDAEGKKVVGHTWGNELCPLIRDDAKGFGAICAPAGQMFHHMLSTTKEPIAEFCDGGMMRAGVPVIHDGEYIGAVGGCGLASDDDEVDAFTIGMMSDLDEAVVEEKAKTVTVVSEAKVKEIQEYIAKRIQDLID, encoded by the coding sequence ATGAAACTGACAGACCTTATTGGAAAAGACGACCTGATTGCCTTGCAGAACGAACTGCACGACACGTTCAGTTTTAACGTCGATATAATGGACGCCGAGGGCAAGAAAGTTGTCGGCCATACCTGGGGCAACGAGCTGTGTCCTCTTATTCGTGATGATGCCAAGGGCTTCGGTGCCATTTGTGCTCCGGCCGGGCAGATGTTTCACCATATGCTCAGCACTACCAAGGAGCCTATTGCCGAGTTTTGCGACGGCGGCATGATGCGGGCGGGAGTGCCGGTCATTCATGACGGTGAGTATATCGGTGCTGTTGGCGGGTGTGGGCTTGCCTCTGACGACGACGAAGTGGATGCCTTCACCATCGGAATGATGAGTGATTTGGATGAAGCTGTCGTTGAAGAGAAGGCCAAGACCGTAACGGTTGTTTCCGAAGCCAAGGTTAAGGAAATTCAGGAATATATCGCAAAGCGGATTCAAGATCTTATTGATTGA
- a CDS encoding YitT family protein, with translation MDYKYKNKLRAMTFGVPWNLALLTFGSFLVAFSVKAIAIPHGLLTGGMSGIALLCYYAFGGLSTGQWYFLLNLPVFVLGWVFVSKRFFFYSLYGMVISSVFIDIIPWTLHMDDIWLAIITGGGIMGAGVGVALRSLGSTGGSDILAVICKEKFNMSMGSFEFWFNMIGFTGGFLFLAMDIVLYSIVMTFVIAFGIEYVLGMFSERKMIMIVSDHVAAINAAILGDLDRGVTILDGTGGYTGDPKKVILTMIASIQLKELEELVYTIDPDAFFIMGSGFHVQGQGFSSRKVY, from the coding sequence ATGGATTACAAATACAAAAACAAATTGCGCGCCATGACCTTTGGCGTCCCATGGAACCTCGCCCTGCTGACATTCGGCTCGTTTCTTGTCGCTTTTTCAGTCAAGGCCATCGCCATCCCGCACGGGCTGCTGACTGGAGGCATGTCCGGCATTGCCCTGCTCTGCTATTACGCCTTTGGAGGACTCTCCACAGGCCAATGGTATTTTCTGCTCAACCTGCCGGTATTCGTGCTCGGCTGGGTGTTCGTCAGCAAACGATTCTTTTTTTACTCGCTTTACGGCATGGTCATTTCGTCGGTGTTCATCGACATCATCCCGTGGACACTGCACATGGACGACATCTGGCTGGCCATCATCACGGGCGGTGGCATCATGGGCGCGGGCGTGGGCGTGGCATTGCGCTCACTCGGCTCCACAGGCGGATCCGATATTCTGGCCGTGATCTGCAAGGAAAAGTTCAATATGTCCATGGGCTCGTTTGAGTTCTGGTTCAACATGATCGGCTTCACAGGCGGTTTCCTGTTCCTTGCCATGGACATCGTGCTTTATTCCATCGTCATGACCTTTGTCATCGCGTTCGGCATCGAATACGTGCTCGGCATGTTCTCGGAACGCAAAATGATCATGATTGTTTCGGATCACGTAGCGGCCATCAACGCGGCCATCCTCGGCGATCTAGACCGGGGCGTGACCATCCTCGACGGCACAGGCGGCTATACCGGCGACCCCAAAAAAGTTATCCTGACCATGATTGCCTCCATCCAGCTCAAGGAACTGGAGGAACTGGTCTACACCATTGACCCGGATGCGTTCTTCATCATGGGCTCGGGCTTCCACGTCCAAGGCCAGGGGTTCTCGTCAAGAAAGGTGTATTAA
- a CDS encoding SAM hydrolase/SAM-dependent halogenase family protein, which translates to MIFSPRTEETEHRCIGLITDFGLTDPYVGQLKGVLAKKAPHCRVVDISHDVAPFNVAQAGFFLAASYEHFPKDAVILAVVDPGVGTDRRIACLQIGDRLMVAPDNGLLSLAMKHTWEDVRVFDLSRAMDAPKKVSHTFHGRDIFAPLVAWLALGGSLKGLGEEIDPAELVTQSWSNPFITIGQARGHVLHIDRFGNCVLNFEAGSLGKPEVIHMVSPSGGELAYVTTYADMPEGAPGLLEGSQGFLEIAVNQRSAAKRFGLSMGDAIELSWEDS; encoded by the coding sequence ATGATATTCTCCCCCCGCACCGAGGAAACAGAACATCGCTGCATCGGCCTGATAACGGACTTCGGCCTGACCGACCCGTATGTAGGCCAACTCAAGGGCGTGCTTGCCAAAAAAGCTCCTCATTGCCGGGTGGTGGATATTTCACATGATGTGGCCCCGTTCAACGTGGCGCAGGCCGGATTTTTCCTCGCCGCAAGTTATGAACATTTCCCCAAGGACGCAGTCATACTGGCCGTGGTCGACCCCGGTGTGGGCACGGACCGACGCATTGCCTGCCTCCAGATCGGCGACAGGCTCATGGTCGCCCCGGATAACGGACTGCTCTCGCTGGCCATGAAACACACATGGGAAGACGTGCGCGTTTTTGACCTTTCCCGCGCCATGGATGCCCCGAAAAAAGTCTCGCACACCTTCCACGGCCGAGACATTTTCGCCCCGTTGGTGGCCTGGCTCGCACTGGGTGGCAGCCTCAAGGGATTGGGCGAAGAAATAGACCCCGCCGAACTGGTCACTCAATCATGGAGCAATCCGTTCATCACTATAGGGCAGGCGCGTGGTCATGTGCTGCACATCGATCGATTCGGCAACTGCGTGCTCAATTTTGAAGCAGGCAGTCTCGGCAAACCAGAGGTCATTCACATGGTCTCACCGTCCGGGGGCGAACTGGCCTATGTCACCACATACGCCGACATGCCCGAAGGCGCACCCGGTCTGCTGGAAGGCAGTCAGGGATTCCTTGAAATCGCGGTCAACCAACGATCCGCAGCCAAACGATTCGGCCTGTCCATGGGCGACGCAATAGAACTTTCCTGGGAGGACTCATGA
- a CDS encoding adenosylcobinamide-GDP ribazoletransferase codes for MIFRTFLDTLGFLTRLAPARVIPEAAMNQCMKYMVPVGLLLGAVVVMPFGLGLFDNAPWIQAWLMVLLSIFITRGLHFDGLSDVCDAVTTHTNPVRFWEVIKDSRSGAFGIIGLIMVIVGQVILFHEMATVEAYGAILWTFVLGRAASVWLGYHVRHLTRPGLGKLYIDGATLGTALLSAGIAFIAGVFLAGIAATVAGTIIVSLMLIPIYRLAVKVGGANGDFLGCAVMVGEVAAGLGFVLVM; via the coding sequence ATGATATTCCGCACTTTTCTCGACACTCTCGGTTTCCTGACCCGACTCGCCCCAGCGCGCGTCATCCCGGAAGCGGCCATGAACCAATGTATGAAATACATGGTGCCCGTCGGCCTTCTGCTCGGCGCGGTCGTTGTCATGCCCTTCGGACTGGGACTATTCGATAACGCCCCATGGATTCAAGCATGGCTCATGGTGCTGCTTAGTATTTTCATCACTCGCGGCCTGCATTTCGACGGGCTGTCGGATGTGTGCGACGCAGTCACCACGCACACCAACCCCGTGAGGTTCTGGGAAGTCATCAAAGACAGCCGGTCCGGCGCATTCGGTATTATCGGACTAATAATGGTCATTGTCGGACAGGTTATCCTGTTCCACGAAATGGCAACGGTCGAAGCATACGGCGCAATACTCTGGACCTTTGTACTCGGTCGGGCCGCCTCGGTCTGGCTCGGCTACCATGTCCGCCATCTGACCCGCCCGGGCCTCGGCAAACTGTACATTGACGGAGCAACGCTCGGCACGGCCCTTCTGTCTGCCGGAATAGCCTTCATCGCCGGAGTATTTCTAGCGGGAATCGCCGCGACTGTGGCAGGCACAATTATCGTCTCGCTGATGCTGATCCCGATCTATCGACTGGCCGTAAAAGTAGGTGGAGCCAATGGAGATTTTCTCGGCTGCGCCGTCATGGTTGGAGAGGTCGCCGCCGGCCTGGGGTTTGTGTTGGTCATGTAA